A portion of the Mycobacterium paraseoulense genome contains these proteins:
- a CDS encoding DUF4189 domain-containing protein, translated as MFKPLATAAILALCAVGLAAPAQAQGGYIVIAGSDSAHAVEVTVGGNAASLGDVEAYAISHCAERHGATDCRVLAEGRGGCVALSDNGHGLVGGWGPTRNAAGAAAAAKVGSGPANVDGTRCVVDPDLVSSARNFSFVATQ; from the coding sequence GTGTTCAAGCCCCTTGCCACCGCAGCGATTCTTGCTCTCTGTGCGGTCGGACTGGCCGCACCGGCACAGGCCCAGGGTGGGTACATCGTGATCGCGGGGTCGGATTCCGCCCACGCCGTCGAAGTCACGGTTGGCGGCAACGCGGCCAGTCTGGGTGACGTTGAGGCCTACGCGATCAGTCACTGCGCCGAGCGGCACGGCGCCACCGATTGCCGCGTTCTTGCCGAGGGTCGGGGTGGCTGTGTGGCCCTGTCGGATAACGGTCACGGCCTCGTCGGCGGCTGGGGCCCCACCCGCAACGCCGCCGGTGCCGCGGCGGCGGCCAAGGTGGGGTCGGGGCCGGCAAACGTGGACGGCACCCGCTGCGTCGTCGACCCGGACCTGGTCTCCTCTGCCAGGAACTTCTCGTTCGTGGCCACGCAGTAG
- a CDS encoding aldose epimerase family protein, translated as MRGKRLLQLIALAGATGLAACGNTTTNSTADGGNASTPAGPPSITSEPFGQVGGTPVIRYTITSGHGMRVRILTYGGIIQSLEVPDRIGHVDNVVLGFPSLVGYLNNTGSAKTYFGAIIGRYGNRIAKGSFPLNGNEYHLPTNNNGNSLHGGTAGFDTKVWQATQLNGGDSVSLKLQYVSPAGEMGYPGMLTTTVTYTLDHNNELRIDYHATTDAPTVINLTNHSYFNLAGEETLDVYDQKVAIYADNYLPTDPTQIPTGRIAPVKGTPFDFTSPTAIGAHITADDPQLLLARGYDHNWVINRGNNTGLVEAARAEDPKSGRTLTVSTTEPGLQFYTSNFIDGTFTGTSGHTYRQGAGFTMETQHYPDSPNHPSFPSTTLKPDQTYDSTTVFAFSAR; from the coding sequence ATGCGCGGGAAACGGCTACTTCAACTGATCGCACTCGCCGGTGCAACGGGCTTGGCGGCGTGTGGCAACACGACGACGAACTCCACCGCCGACGGTGGCAATGCATCGACGCCCGCGGGTCCGCCATCAATCACCAGCGAGCCGTTCGGTCAAGTCGGTGGAACCCCGGTGATCCGCTACACGATCACCAGCGGGCACGGCATGCGCGTCCGAATCCTGACCTACGGCGGCATCATTCAGTCGCTCGAGGTCCCCGATCGCATCGGACATGTCGACAATGTGGTGCTGGGCTTTCCGAGCCTGGTCGGCTACCTGAACAACACGGGGTCCGCCAAGACCTATTTCGGCGCGATCATCGGCCGCTACGGCAACCGGATCGCCAAGGGATCTTTCCCGTTGAACGGCAACGAGTATCACTTGCCGACCAACAATAATGGCAACAGCCTGCATGGCGGCACCGCGGGATTCGACACGAAGGTGTGGCAGGCCACGCAACTCAACGGTGGCGACAGCGTGAGCCTCAAGCTCCAATATGTCAGTCCCGCAGGAGAAATGGGCTATCCCGGAATGCTGACGACTACCGTCACCTACACCCTGGACCACAACAACGAACTGCGCATCGACTACCACGCGACCACCGATGCGCCGACCGTGATCAACCTGACCAATCACAGCTACTTCAACCTGGCAGGTGAGGAGACGCTCGACGTCTACGACCAGAAGGTCGCCATCTATGCCGACAACTACCTGCCGACCGACCCCACACAGATCCCGACCGGGCGGATCGCCCCGGTGAAGGGCACACCGTTTGATTTCACATCACCGACCGCGATCGGCGCGCATATCACCGCCGACGACCCGCAGCTGTTGCTGGCCCGGGGTTACGACCACAACTGGGTGATCAACCGTGGCAACAACACCGGACTGGTGGAGGCGGCCAGGGCCGAGGATCCGAAGTCGGGGCGGACCTTGACTGTGTCCACAACCGAGCCCGGTCTGCAGTTCTACACGTCCAACTTCATCGACGGGACGTTCACCGGCACCAGCGGGCATACCTACCGGCAGGGTGCGGGATTCACGATGGAAACCCAGCACTACCCCGATTCTCCGAATCACCCGAGCTTCCCGAGCACCACGCTCAAACCAGACCAGACCTACGACTCGACAACGGTTTTTGCCTTCAGCGCCCGGTGA
- a CDS encoding class I SAM-dependent methyltransferase, with amino-acid sequence MALTLNQARRIYDRIGRVQDWQAFYEDATINRLVAQAALAGDQTIFEFGCGTGRLAAQLLGALPPSVNYFGVDISPVMIDLATRRLAAWTERAKVVLVDGSLPLPADDGFADRVVSTFVFDLLDETYARAVLDDLRRILAPNGRLCLASLTYGERPLERAVSRGWSAIWRMAPQVLGGCRPISTTALLAHDWNIEHHSRVHRCGLVMDVVIAAPNTR; translated from the coding sequence GTGGCGCTCACGCTGAACCAGGCGCGCCGGATCTACGACCGGATCGGACGCGTCCAGGACTGGCAGGCCTTCTACGAGGACGCGACGATAAACCGCCTGGTGGCCCAGGCGGCCCTCGCCGGGGACCAAACCATTTTCGAATTCGGTTGCGGCACAGGCCGTTTAGCTGCTCAGCTGCTGGGGGCGCTGCCTCCCAGTGTCAACTACTTCGGCGTCGATATCAGCCCGGTGATGATCGACTTGGCCACCCGCCGGCTGGCCGCCTGGACCGAGCGGGCCAAGGTGGTGCTGGTGGACGGCTCGCTGCCGCTGCCGGCCGATGACGGATTCGCCGATCGGGTGGTGTCCACCTTCGTGTTCGACCTGCTCGACGAAACCTACGCACGGGCCGTGCTGGACGATCTGCGGCGGATCCTCGCGCCCAACGGCCGGCTCTGCCTGGCCAGCCTCACGTACGGGGAGCGGCCGCTCGAACGGGCTGTCTCGCGAGGCTGGAGCGCCATCTGGCGCATGGCGCCGCAGGTGTTGGGCGGGTGTCGCCCCATCAGCACGACCGCCCTGCTGGCACACGACTGGAACATCGAGCATCACTCCCGCGTGCATCGTTGCGGACTTGTCATGGACGTCGTCATCGCGGCTCCGAACACACGCTGA
- a CDS encoding DUF6400 family protein → MADLNFAYDLTLDEARRRSAVLDAMGDDWDPVAVLAEEQTAYDMLYSNLDAEQQRVYDELVRAGVLPSRTADRVTD, encoded by the coding sequence ATGGCCGACCTGAACTTTGCCTATGACCTGACCCTCGACGAGGCGCGTCGACGCAGCGCGGTGCTCGACGCGATGGGGGATGACTGGGACCCGGTCGCCGTCCTCGCGGAGGAACAGACGGCCTACGACATGCTGTACTCGAACTTGGACGCCGAGCAGCAGCGGGTCTACGACGAGCTGGTCCGTGCCGGCGTCCTGCCCTCACGGACGGCTGATCGTGTTACCGATTGA